TAGTGGAAGTGATGGTTCCAAAAGGTTGTTGCATTAGTACAACTAAAGAAGATATGATCGTTATCCTCAATATGGTGGCCACAGAAGTGGCAGCTAGCTAGGGTCCAATATTATTCAAGTAGTGGGAAGTAGGTAGCATGTTGTGGTGCAAGAGCCAGATGAAGGTTTTGATCTTGTTTGGACAGGGCAAAGTCCAGATCCATTTGTACTCTTTGGGATTACCCTCATGAGGGGTGGAGATTGGTGGGAATTGCATTCTCCCTGATTAGGGAGTAAGCGTTGCTCATACTGAATCTCCCATTGTTAGTAAGGCCCCAAACAAACTTGTCTTCATTAGGGTTCACAGGAATGATATGGATGGCACTGATGAAGGATTTTATATCATCAGGAAATGTTCTCAAACTTCCAGCTACCATTGAGGTTAACATCGCAGACTCTACTTGACTCATATCACAAGTTCTCGAGACGGGAGGGGGTGAGGTTATGTACCTTCTATATTATTAACTTATgagatttattttatgattatcaACTGTTTAAAATGATTTACTTTCTTTGTTAAATTAATACATTGGTTTGACCTTATCATTCCTTGCTAATGCACAATAAAAAACTAGGAAGCCTATTAAGAGCTAAATAGTAAATACTACATCATTTACTAACATCAAATCAACGTAGAAAGAAATTAAACTAGCTAGATATGAGAATAAGAATTTAACaacattgaaaataaaaatgccAAGAACTACTTACATTGTACACATACATACTTTCTTtcttattaatatataatatattgatAACTAAAGTGTTATCACTACACATTTCACCATTCCATTCAAAATTTCCTTTGTTCGCATCATACTCCAGTTTAGTAGTTTTCAACGCCTGACACAATATGAACAAACTTTCTCTTTTATTCCTACAAGTCATCCACTGCTACCTAAACAAAAGAGACTATCAAAATACAAACTATGATGATTATATCTCAATAAATTGAACTCTCCCACATTTTTAAAGTTTCCTGTTTTGGTATTATACAATAAGAGTCTCCCATTGTTTGGAATAAATATTATCTCCCCATAAATATTGTCTTCTTCAAAAGGCACAAACCCCACAATCTTAAACCAATGCCCCATATGACACAAGTTGATACTAAACTCTTTTACCCAAAACTCCTCCTCCTTCTTGTCTTGTTTAAGCACAAAAATATTCACATTTGAAAAAATTGCTGAAAATTGTGCTAGCCCAAAAAACCCCTTTACTTCCACTAGTTGTTGTGCTTGATATATCATAAGACTTTTTTGAGTAATTGAACTTTCTTTTGGACAAGAAATTTTCCTAAATTCCTCATTTTCCAAGCCTAGACACACAATTCTTTTTTTATCGTCTTGCATATCATTGACCAGCCAATAAATAGAGCCATTCACACTCAAAGATGCAATTTTTCTTGTGTATAAATTCTTATGATTTTCAAGaatactccaagaatttgggACAAAGTTGTCATCTTTAAGAGTTATAATCTCATATCCAACTTTGTCATCTTTTTTCCCAAAAACATGAACAATCTTGAATTCATTAGAACATGGGATGTACCCTAAATCAAAACTAATCATGGGGGTTGTAACATGAGgcaattcttgattttgttgagTGGTTAGATTGTATAACCAAATGTTGTCTTTAATGTTGTAACAAATGAAACATTGGCTGAAAGAGAAATAGGTGTTGTCTTGAAACAAAATGTCTAATGTGAATTTTTTGTCAAGATTTGGTGTTGGATTTTGTTTAAGGTGGTTATTTGTGGATATTGTAAGAGTTTTGGTAAAATAGTTGTTGCATTTGATGGATTCATCAATTACAACTAGATGAGGATTTTTGATGGATTTTTTGTAATGGAGTTTCTTGAAGTGAGGTGTGGAAATTGTGTTGAGCCAATGTTTTGAAACACATTTTAATTGACATACATTTTTGGCTGGGAGTCTTGAGAGGATCTCTGCTAATAAATCACAAGGAAGCATGATTTTTCTTGTACAACATTTCACAAAAGTGAGGAAATACAAGAATTTATAAGAAGATGAAGAATTATTTCAAGTGTTTTAATATAGTGttggaataaaataaaataaatgtattttaagcactaatttttaaatttaaaaataaaaataaaccaaaagCCACCGGTTCTAATTAAATTTAGTGGGTTATTGAGGTCTTAGGTTCAAAACTCAGCGAAGAGAAAAAAACATTAGGTGATTATCTAATTTTGGTGGACAAAGTTATCTAGTGCCTATTACTTGTGGCATGTGACAAATATCCCACAAAAATTAGTCAAGGTGCGCGGAAACAGACCTAGCAGTCATCAATTAGGGAATATCTGGATTGATAGTATAATGACTCACACACACAcaacattaattttatttttttactaaaataatattgaggacattctattttaatttcacATCGTTTAAAAGCATTTGTTgatttttatcaagaataaaaCAAGATACTATGGTGGTACACACGATAGAAGAAAAACATGTTTAACTCATTAATTAGGAGTAAGCTTGTCGTTTTGGGTATTACAATATAGTTTGGTAatacaaaataggaaaaattacaggAATCCACCTTTtggtttacttattaccattatcccctataaattttacaaatttccaaaattccttattttcgcgcatcagattagtgtattagagcttatattattgtatctcgcgcatcagattaatgtataaGCGCTTATATTTAGTATCTCATgcatgtatcagcgcttatattattatatctcgcggatcagattaatgtatcaacaattatattattgtatccgtttgagggatttctgtaattataaactttcaaagttattgtaattttgccttaaaagtatgtgatttctgtaatttgccccacaaaatatgaaagaaatggaggttatataataattaatcacaATGGAAGATGCTTTCAAGTCGAAACATTAAAAAgatgtaaaattattattaaaaaatttatgctGAAATCTCATGTGATTGTAAATTTTGGTATAACAAACTTTGGAAGGATATATAACTTTCACGTGATActacttttttattcttttcattttagccacttaaaaataatgaattttacATAGATActaaggaaaataatttcttactaatttttttttgtatttggtatatataaacaaaaaattatccTAAAAGTATTTATAGACAAATTCTATTGGAGGTCGAGGGATGGAAGGGGAgtacaaaatcgaatcgaaaaccaaatcaaaccgtaAATCGAgtcaacccaaaaaaaaaaacccgactagtggtttggtttgaaaaaaaaaacccgactatatttgggttggtttggttttaactaaaaaaaaccaacccgagaccaaaccaacccgacattatatatataattttaaaattttattttatacataaaaatatttactttgatagaatttttaaatatttcttatattttttcatagtttttatcttttaatatattatttcaagtttgaaacttagaattatgaatgggccaataaagattatagtccacagatgttgataattataataaagcttaaatcaaaatcaaattaatactcatgcaaaaaaaaaaatcaattcaacactaagaatgagaACAATATTGAAtgtttgttctttagttttacattgatttagacaattaaaatacataatctaattttaatttcctttaatatttagtcatgtaactaatacttattaaacttaattttagcatgatttagtacttttacattatgatcattttcattatgacttgttaatttgcaatatttgttttacgcgatttcattattattatttttgttggatattttagtatcattaatcatatcatattgtgttatatttttaagaaacatcttaaatagttgtattttgataggactaaagaaatatttgaaatacaagtaaattatatgtttgtatgaatactttaccggaaaaacccgaaacaacctgaaaaaccgaaaaaacccgaggttaAAATGTTATTTATAAAACTTCTCCCTGCTGTTGCaaggaaaattattatttttaaacttatattattttaaaaaaattatttcaaatttatttgattaacCAACccagaaaaataaaactatattaATCATTAATACACACCCTAAAAAGACAATTGTTAGCCCCAAAACGTCTACAATTCTCACAAACGGCGGATTAGGCCAACTAGTCAATGTATtagtaaatgtttttttttgggttagTGTTTTCCCTTTAATGTTTGGACTTCGTATTAGAGTTTCGATTAAATTTGGACAGTATATTATAGAGCTCATTCGGAGAGGGCGGCTCTTAGCAAAGTTTTCTCCATACTCTAAAGCTCAAACTCGATATTTTTgattaggaataaaataattttatcactGCACCACAATTTATGTTGGTGAATGTATTAAATGTTGTCCACTCTTTTGTTAGCTCAAGTTAAGAGGTGGCACATCTGCCGTAAAAGTAGTGTTCTATTAATTACCGAATGTTAGTTAGCCACATTACTATGAAACTTTATGATAAAGAGGATTATgccaaatttatttaaattaaatttatttatgtctCTATGCCATTTAAATATTGAATGGCTTTAAAGTTAGGAACTccatcctttttaatttatgtcaagtagtttgatattttttttaacattctttttttaatgtgATGTGTGacgatttttgaaatttatggtttaaaataagtcatagatatttgtgtgattataaattatttcattgaggataaaatacacattttaaagttaaatggttattatatataaaagtatatcattctttttaggattgactaaaaaagaaaagtgagtcatataaatgAAACAAAGAAGTACAAAATAAGttgattaaataaatagttgtcacgacccgaaaTCGATAAAGTGACGATACCTACCTCAATCTCACTCAGGGTCGACTTAATAAGATTGGAGGCTTAAAGCGAAACTTTAGAGAAGGGCcctaatattttactttttccatcatatatacttttatttgaaatctatttttctagctttttaGATGCGAAGTCATTAGTTATTGTTTTATAATcgatttgttttaataattccttttcaattgataatatagtGAATACATTCAGTCTCTCTTGAGACATTATTGATCTTAAataagatttaatcaattttagttttgaaaaactTCTTTCGGCTGAGGCAACAATTACATGAACTGTTAACATCTTTCTATaagcaatatgtgtatttggaGAAAAgaaagtctttttatttgattgagtatttttattagatcattatcttctacttgtatattatttctcttaacacttt
The DNA window shown above is from Solanum stenotomum isolate F172 chromosome 6, ASM1918654v1, whole genome shotgun sequence and carries:
- the LOC125868416 gene encoding putative F-box protein At5g50220, whose amino-acid sequence is MLPCDLLAEILSRLPAKNVCQLKCVSKHWLNTISTPHFKKLHYKKSIKNPHLVVIDESIKCNNYFTKTLTISTNNHLKQNPTPNLDKKFTLDILFQDNTYFSFSQCFICYNIKDNIWLYNLTTQQNQELPHVTTPMISFDLGYIPCSNEFKIVHVFGKKDDKVGYEIITLKDDNFVPNSWSILENHKNLYTRKIASLSVNGSIYWLVNDMQDDKKRIVCLGLENEEFRKISCPKESSITQKSLMIYQAQQLVEVKGFFGLAQFSAIFSNVNIFVLKQDKKEEEFWVKEFSINLCHMGHWFKIVGFVPFEEDNIYGEIIFIPNNGRLLLYNTKTGNFKNVGEFNLLRYNHHSLYFDSLFCLGSSG